The following are encoded together in the Vidua macroura isolate BioBank_ID:100142 chromosome 6, ASM2450914v1, whole genome shotgun sequence genome:
- the ERH gene encoding enhancer of rudimentary homolog translates to MSHTILLVQPTKRPEGRTYADYESVNECMEGVCKMYEEHLKRMNPNSPSITYDISQLFDFIDDLADLSCLVYRADTQTYQPYNKDWIKEKIYVLLRRQAQQASK, encoded by the exons ATG tctCACACAATTCTACTTGTCCAGCCTACCAAGAGGCCAGAAGGCAGAACATATGCTGATTATGAATCCGTGAATGAATGCATGGAAG GAGTCTGTAAAATGTATGAAGAGCATCTGAAGAGAATGAATCCCAACAGTCCATCCATTACATATGATATCAGCCAGTTGTTTGACTTCATTGATGACTTGGCAGACCTCAGCTGTCTTGT TTACCGTGCTGATACTCAGACATACCAACCGTACAACAAAGACTGGATAAAGGAGAAGATCTACGTTCTCCTCCGCAGGCAGGcccagcaagcaagcaaataa
- the SLC39A9 gene encoding zinc transporter ZIP9, translating to MDDFPSICLLSLAMLVACYVAGIIPLAVNFSEERLKLVTVLGAGLLCGTALAVIVPEGVHALYEDILEGKHHPASEMQHVMESEKVVKIPAVHEHGHDHSRLHAYIGVSLVLGFVFMLLVDQIGSSHVHSTDDPEAARSGNSKITTTLGLVVHAAADGVALGAAASTSQTSVQLIVFVAIMLHKAPAAFGLVSFLMHAGLERNRIRKHLLVFALAAPVMSMVTYLGLSKSSKEALSEVNATGVAMLFSAGTFLYVATVHVLPEVGGIAHSHKPESTGGKGLSRLEVAALVLGCLIPLVLSIGHHH from the exons ATGGATGACTTCCCCTCCATCTGCCTGCTGTCCCTGGCCATGCTGGTCGCCTGCTATGTGGCAGGAATTATACCCTTGGCAGTTAATTTTTCCGAG GAGAGATTGAAGTTGGTGACTGTTCTGGGTGCTGGGCTCCTGTGTGGAACTGCCTTGGCTGTCATTGTGCCAGAAGGAGTACATGCACTTTATGAAGATATTTTGGAGG GAAAGCATCACCCAGCGAGCGAGATGCAGCACGTGATGGAATCTGAGAAGGTAGTGAAAATCCCAGCGGTACATGAGCATGGCCACGACCATTCCCGGTTGCACGCCTACATTGGTGTGTCCCTTGTTCTCGGCTTTGTCTTCATGCTGTTGGTGGATCAGATAGGCAGCTCTCATGTGCACTCTACAGATG ATCCAGAAGCTGCAAGATCAGGCAACTCCAAAATCACCACAACACTGGGACTAGTAGTCCATGCTGCAG CTGATGGCGTTGCATTGGGTGCAGCAGCTTCTACTTCTCAGACTAGTGTCCAATTGATAGTGTTTGTTGCGATTATGTTGCACAAG GCACCAGCTGCCTTTGGCCTGGTTTCCTTCCTGATGCACGCTGGGCTAGAACGGAATCGTATCAGAAAACACTTGCTGGTCTTTGCATTAGCAGCACCTGTTATGTCGATGGTGACATACTTAGGGCTAAGCAAG AGCAGCAAAGAAGCCCTTTCAGAAGTCAATGCCACTGGAGTTGCTatgctgttttctgctgggACTTTCCTTTATGTTGCCACAGTTCATGTTCTCCCAGAAGTAGGAGGAATTGCTCATAGCCACAAACCTGAATCAACTGGAGGAAAAGGACTCAGTCGTCTGGAGGTGGCAGCCCTAGTATTAGGATGCCTTATTCCTCTAGTTTTGTCCATTGGACACCATCACTAA